The Niallia circulans nucleotide sequence TGCGCATCCTACAATAATTACTAGTCCATTATCCGTACGATATGCTAACGCCGTGTCATCCAGAACGAAGTCATCAAAATCCCCTTGCTCCGTAATCCTTTTTCCGATAGACTCTTTCCCCTCAAAATCAAATACTCTTTTTATTTCACCTAAAAACACTAGTCTATCTGTTAACCATACTGGTTCTTTAGACAAATGTATGGGAAAGTGCTTATTTAACTTATCATAAGATAATACACTTCCTATTTCTCCAACTGTATCAAACATTTTGCTTTCAAACACTTGTGGATGCCCCGTAATTGTAGGTGTTTTATGTACCAATCCCTCGTTTTTTGCCTCCATATGCAGTCTCAATAAATGTGTTAGACCCCAAGTATGGTCTATATGTCCGTGCGATAAAGCAACAACATCCAAATTCGCTAAATCAATTTTCATTTTTTCTGCATTTCTCATAAAAATATCAGAATAACCTGTATCAAAAAGAATCCGCTTATCACCTTCCTCAATAAAGAAAGATAACGCAGGTTCCCCTAAGAAATACCTGTCAATAAAAGTATTATTATCCACTAAAACAGTTAGCTTCAAAAATAATCACCACCATTACCATTTTCTCCATTGTAACAAAAAAGATTTGCTTTTTTACCATCTCAATATATTTGGCTCCAACTTATAAAAACTTGCTTCTACCAATTCAAACTGGAAACAAACTAAAAAGTACACTCTAAATGAATTTTCTACTATACCTACACTTAAATATTAGTGAATAATTTATTTGGAAATTTTATCAATAATTACTTATTCTTCTACTTCTTTTTACTAAATAAAAATACTTTTGCAAAACCGGTAGGAATATGTAATTCTATTAATAAAAGTGAGAGGGAGAGTGTGCTTATGCTTAAACTAGGTGAAAAGGTACTTCATTGTTCTGAGAAATACGAAGTAGTATACATTTATGATAGCGGTTACGTAGAGATTAAAAAGAATCCTTTTTCTATTAAATTAGTTCATGTTTCTGAAATAACTCCTAGTGGAACTTGCTAGAAATTCATGTTGAATTTGTATTTATATTTTTCTTAGGAGCTATGACAACCATTTTAATTACATAAAAAAAGCTGCTATAGGCAGCTGTTCAAGACTAACAAAGATAATGTCCTTCTGTCCATTTCAAGTTAATGTTTCGCACACTCTAAAATTCAATATCATTTGTATCCGATACACTAGCAAACCAATCTTTAAACACTTTATTATGATGCATTATAATATGCTCTGCAGCAAGATTTTGACTGTCATATGTGCTATTACCATCTTTAACAATAGTAACAGCAAATCCTTTACTAAATGCTTGACGACAAGTTGAGTCGACACATATTTCTGTTTCAACCCAAGCATAACAAGATGATTAACAGCTCGTAACTTTAACTCTGCTTCCAAGTTTGTTTGTTGAAAGGAGTCCGGATAATTCTTTTCTATTATAATTTCATCCCCCTCAAGCTCCAACGAAGGATGAATAGACCAGCCTGGTAATCCTTTTTGACTTGGACTGCCTAATTTCCCATTATGTTTCGTAAGAAAAATAGGGATATTTTTTTTACGCGCTCTTGTTACTAATGACTTAATGTTGTTTTTAAGATCCTCACTATTATGTAATACTTCGGTTCTATTGAAGTCTACAACTTGGTAATCAATAATTAATAATGCCGTTTTACTTTTGTCCATATGTACCACACTCTAACATCATATATACCCTTTTAACATTGGCTTATTGTTATTATGCAACGATTTTTTGGAGTTATACTGTATGAAAAGTAAACTATAACATTACATTATTACTAACCGCTTATTTTCTGCCAATGATTATCATTGCATTACCTAATATTTTTTTGTTTAATAAGAGCTTTGGCAAGTTCA carries:
- a CDS encoding MBL fold metallo-hydrolase, with the translated sequence MKLTVLVDNNTFIDRYFLGEPALSFFIEEGDKRILFDTGYSDIFMRNAEKMKIDLANLDVVALSHGHIDHTWGLTHLLRLHMEAKNEGLVHKTPTITGHPQVFESKMFDTVGEIGSVLSYDKLNKHFPIHLSKEPVWLTDRLVFLGEIKRVFDFEGKESIGKRITEQGDFDDFVLDDTALAYRTDNGLVIIVGCAHSGICNIIEYAKEVCKESRVVDVIGGFHLLEPSMHQLEKTVQYIKELKPESLHACHCTDLHSKLALATAANIKEVGVGLKLEYI